A genomic segment from Marinitoga sp. 1197 encodes:
- a CDS encoding PLP-dependent cysteine synthase family protein, with amino-acid sequence MKRVPIVGPTYEEMLHPEKIDPEIRKRAIEMKEKDPLHPINLFNISWKDENNEIRYFVMPKELTGVDANIIVLYAKDFPSGSHKVGATYSVLMEKTITHEVDASIHKLVWPSTGNYGIGGAFVSSRMNYDSLVILPEEMSQERFDIIRKYGSDVIATPGCESNVKEIYDKTKELKQNDPEHIRVLNQFEEFANYRFHYYVTGNTMIETVKRYHIGNERIAAIVLGVGSAGTIASGDRVKQEFPEVKIVAMEPVQCPTIALNGYGGHDIQGIGDKHVTWIHNVMNNDAVVLVDDVDSKKMLQVLTDEEGKKFLKEFVDPEMVEYISDKFGISGIANVIGAIKMAKFYNLKSDDNIFVVATDNIARYHSVMEQMTETYGKLDRAEAKSRVERIFLYQETSGIFEGDKYNRERWHNLKYYTWIEQQGKTIEELDAQKEQKYWEEHQKKVHEINKLLEQYREEHKATLRKVWLEK; translated from the coding sequence AAAATTGATCCAGAAATCAGAAAAAGAGCTATAGAAATGAAGGAAAAGGATCCGCTTCATCCAATTAATTTATTTAATATATCCTGGAAGGATGAAAATAATGAAATAAGGTATTTTGTTATGCCAAAAGAATTAACAGGTGTTGATGCAAATATTATAGTTTTATATGCTAAGGATTTCCCATCTGGAAGTCATAAAGTTGGAGCAACATATTCTGTATTAATGGAAAAAACAATAACCCATGAAGTAGATGCCTCTATTCATAAATTGGTATGGCCTTCAACGGGAAATTACGGTATAGGTGGAGCTTTTGTTAGTTCAAGAATGAATTATGATTCCTTAGTAATTTTACCGGAAGAAATGAGTCAAGAAAGATTTGACATAATTCGAAAATATGGTTCTGATGTTATAGCAACTCCTGGATGCGAATCAAATGTTAAAGAAATTTATGATAAAACAAAAGAACTGAAACAAAATGATCCTGAACATATAAGAGTATTAAACCAATTTGAAGAATTTGCGAATTATAGATTCCACTATTATGTTACTGGAAATACTATGATTGAAACAGTGAAAAGGTATCATATAGGAAATGAAAGAATTGCGGCGATTGTTTTAGGGGTTGGTTCTGCAGGAACAATTGCCAGTGGAGATAGAGTAAAACAGGAATTTCCAGAAGTTAAAATAGTGGCCATGGAACCGGTCCAATGTCCAACAATTGCTTTAAATGGGTATGGAGGACATGATATTCAGGGAATTGGAGATAAACACGTTACATGGATACACAATGTTATGAATAACGATGCTGTTGTTTTAGTAGATGACGTTGATAGCAAAAAGATGTTACAGGTATTAACAGATGAAGAAGGGAAAAAATTCTTAAAAGAATTTGTGGATCCAGAAATGGTGGAATATATTTCAGATAAGTTTGGTATTTCAGGTATTGCAAATGTTATTGGTGCTATAAAAATGGCTAAATTTTATAATCTAAAATCCGATGACAATATATTTGTTGTTGCTACTGATAATATTGCCAGATACCATTCTGTAATGGAACAAATGACAGAAACGTATGGTAAATTAGACAGAGCAGAAGCAAAATCAAGGGTTGAAAGAATATTCTTATATCAGGAAACGTCCGGGATATTTGAAGGGGATAAATATAATAGAGAAAGATGGCATAATTTGAAATATTATACATGGATTGAACAACAGGGAAAAACAATAGAAGAATTAGATGCACAGAAAGAACAAAAATACTGGGAAGAACATCAAAAAAAGGTTCATGAAATTAACAAATTACTGGAACAATATAGAGAGGAACATAAAGCGACTTTAAGGAAGGTGTGGCTTGAAAAATGA
- a CDS encoding GGDEF domain-containing protein — translation MMNEKMKNFLFEKYFEDNNMGILIVKDKKVKYINKSYKILARLFDTDMEKTSPVDIYFNYEKYLEKNTHLRKLKDLFDSITIFRFSKTDMTFTHVEEFNSKFLEFKFKGVIIDNEKYYIITVLDVTNEIKLLDYKYLEISKKIGELSFRELSKEDFNSKIIYENIHLILKEYNIVNELAISILKGDKIYIEFGIINGINLTGKKYSIADKSLTSYIINYNKRIYIPNSLNFKLPYGYKIFHIGPKPKPYSVYGVPLRNENGEAYGAILYERPEEYKFNSFDFKFLDEVTYTIQSVIRFNKLYKELHNEKTKYYEMSIRDHLTRAYNRSFLEEYLKKIYNKSKRYNERVILSFIDIDNFKKINDKYGHDYGDMCLTVFSETVFSNIRESDVFARYGGDEFVIVFPNTTFENSEKVMKRIKRKLKRTEFPIDISFGLTEIDINLSLKENMKKVDDLMYQMKRIKNTGTK, via the coding sequence ATGATGAATGAAAAGATGAAAAATTTCCTGTTTGAAAAATACTTTGAAGATAATAATATGGGGATATTAATAGTAAAAGATAAAAAAGTAAAATATATTAATAAATCATATAAAATACTTGCCAGATTATTTGATACGGATATGGAAAAAACATCTCCTGTAGATATATATTTCAATTACGAGAAATATCTGGAAAAAAATACCCATTTGAGAAAATTAAAAGATTTATTCGATTCTATAACTATATTTCGTTTCTCGAAAACAGACATGACATTTACGCATGTTGAAGAATTTAATAGTAAATTTCTTGAATTTAAATTTAAGGGAGTAATTATAGATAATGAAAAATATTATATAATTACAGTTTTAGATGTAACCAATGAAATAAAACTACTTGATTATAAATATCTTGAAATATCAAAAAAAATAGGTGAATTGAGTTTTAGAGAACTATCAAAAGAAGATTTCAACAGTAAAATAATATATGAAAATATTCACCTTATTTTAAAAGAATATAATATAGTCAATGAGTTAGCGATTTCAATATTGAAGGGAGATAAAATATATATTGAATTTGGGATAATAAATGGAATTAATCTAACTGGGAAAAAATATTCAATAGCCGATAAATCTTTAACATCATATATTATTAATTACAATAAAAGAATATATATACCAAATTCTTTGAATTTTAAACTGCCATATGGGTATAAAATTTTTCATATAGGTCCAAAGCCTAAGCCTTATAGCGTTTATGGTGTTCCGTTAAGAAATGAAAATGGAGAAGCATATGGAGCAATTTTGTATGAAAGACCTGAAGAATATAAGTTTAATAGTTTTGATTTTAAATTTTTAGATGAGGTTACATATACAATTCAATCTGTAATAAGATTTAATAAATTATATAAAGAATTACATAATGAAAAAACAAAATATTATGAAATGTCGATTCGAGATCATCTAACAAGAGCATATAATAGATCCTTTTTAGAAGAATATTTGAAGAAAATATATAATAAAAGCAAACGATACAATGAGAGAGTGATTTTGAGTTTTATAGATATAGATAATTTTAAAAAAATAAATGATAAATATGGACATGATTATGGGGATATGTGCTTAACTGTATTTTCTGAGACGGTATTTTCTAATATTAGAGAATCAGATGTTTTTGCGAGATATGGTGGGGACGAATTTGTTATAGTTTTTCCGAATACAACATTTGAAAATTCAGAAAAAGTTATGAAAAGGATTAAACGAAAGCTAAAGAGAACGGAATTTCCAATAGATATATCCTTTGGTTTAACTGAAATTGATATAAATCTCTCATTAAAGGAAAATATGAAAAAAGTAGATGACCTAATGTATCAAATGAAAAGGATAAAAAACACCGGGACAAAATAA
- a CDS encoding Tex family protein, with translation MNIINIISKDLNVKDWQVKNTIELLNNGNTIPFISRYRKEATGNLTEEEVRKISELYQYQTELEKRKESIIKSIEEQGKLTEELKNKILNATKLSEVEDLYLPYKKRKKTKADIAIENGLEPLVQKIFLQKITNIEKEANAFINDKVKTLDEVLEGVKYIIGQYFAHNEKIRKILRNDLLKYGKIESYKKKKFLEEKTKYDMYHEFSQEIHKIPNYRVLSINRGEKEGVLTVKLSLDEKYINKLYKEYLTKFEENNKIIKEGLDYGFKNMLFPSISNEVRNILTQRAEEKSIELFSKNLKELLLTPPLKNKRVLAIDPGYRTGCKVVALDESGKFLENNTIYPVPPKNDFENAEKIVLELIKKYNLNLIVIGNGTASRETQKFIVDTVKKHNLNLKYIFADESGASVYSASKLAVKEFPDLDVTVRGAISIGRRIQDPLAEFVKIDPKSLGVGQYQHDMNQKLLKEKLENTVEHVVNLVGINLNTASSALLQYISGITPKLAENIVKFREENGPFKERKDLLKVKGFGPKSFEQAAGFLRIFDGNNPLEITGIHPESYKKTEELLDFLGFKKEDILDNEKLNLIREKLNNINIQELSEKLGIGEYTLKDIISELQKPGRDLRDELPQPLLYEDVLTLEDLKIGMILQGRVTNITDFGAFVDLGIKENGLIHKSNISEKFIRHPSEVLGINQIVTVEILDIDKDLKRINLKLRS, from the coding sequence ATGAATATTATAAATATAATTTCAAAAGACTTAAACGTTAAAGATTGGCAGGTAAAAAATACAATTGAACTATTGAATAATGGTAATACTATACCTTTCATAAGCAGATATAGAAAAGAGGCTACAGGAAATCTTACTGAAGAAGAAGTTAGAAAAATTTCTGAGTTATATCAATATCAAACAGAATTAGAAAAACGAAAAGAAAGTATTATCAAATCAATAGAAGAACAAGGGAAATTAACTGAAGAGTTAAAAAACAAAATTCTGAATGCTACAAAATTAAGCGAGGTAGAAGATCTTTATTTACCTTATAAAAAAAGAAAAAAAACAAAAGCAGATATAGCTATTGAAAATGGCTTGGAACCTTTGGTTCAAAAAATTTTTTTACAAAAAATAACAAATATAGAAAAAGAGGCCAATGCATTTATTAATGATAAGGTTAAAACACTTGATGAAGTTTTAGAAGGGGTAAAGTATATAATAGGACAATACTTTGCACATAATGAAAAAATAAGAAAAATCCTAAGAAATGATTTACTGAAATATGGAAAAATAGAAAGTTATAAAAAAAAGAAATTCTTAGAAGAAAAAACAAAATATGATATGTATCATGAATTTTCGCAGGAAATACATAAAATACCAAATTATAGAGTGTTATCAATTAACAGAGGAGAGAAAGAAGGGGTTTTAACTGTAAAATTATCTCTTGATGAAAAGTATATAAATAAATTATATAAAGAGTATTTAACAAAATTTGAAGAAAATAACAAAATAATAAAAGAAGGGTTAGATTATGGATTTAAAAATATGTTGTTTCCATCTATTTCAAATGAAGTTAGAAATATTCTAACTCAGCGTGCAGAAGAAAAATCTATTGAATTATTTTCTAAAAATTTAAAGGAATTATTGCTTACTCCTCCATTGAAGAATAAACGAGTATTAGCAATTGATCCTGGATATAGAACTGGGTGTAAGGTTGTAGCTCTTGATGAATCTGGAAAATTTTTAGAAAATAACACTATATATCCAGTTCCTCCAAAGAATGATTTTGAAAATGCCGAAAAAATTGTTTTAGAATTAATTAAAAAGTACAATTTAAATCTTATTGTTATTGGCAATGGCACTGCTTCAAGGGAAACACAAAAGTTTATAGTTGATACTGTTAAAAAACATAATTTAAATTTAAAATACATATTTGCAGATGAATCAGGTGCTTCAGTATACTCAGCTTCAAAATTAGCAGTAAAAGAATTCCCAGATTTAGATGTTACTGTAAGAGGTGCTATTAGTATTGGCAGAAGAATACAAGATCCTTTAGCAGAATTTGTAAAAATAGACCCAAAATCTTTAGGAGTAGGTCAATATCAACATGATATGAATCAAAAATTATTAAAAGAAAAGCTTGAAAATACTGTTGAACATGTTGTAAATCTCGTTGGAATTAATTTAAACACAGCATCTTCTGCTCTATTACAATATATTTCTGGTATTACTCCAAAACTGGCAGAAAATATTGTAAAATTTCGTGAGGAAAATGGACCATTTAAAGAAAGAAAAGATTTATTAAAAGTAAAGGGTTTTGGCCCAAAATCTTTTGAACAGGCTGCAGGTTTTTTAAGAATATTTGATGGAAATAACCCTTTAGAAATCACCGGAATTCATCCAGAAAGTTATAAGAAAACTGAAGAATTATTAGATTTTTTAGGTTTTAAAAAAGAAGATATTTTAGATAATGAAAAATTAAATTTAATAAGAGAAAAGTTGAATAATATAAATATTCAAGAATTATCTGAAAAATTAGGAATAGGTGAATATACATTAAAGGATATAATTTCTGAATTACAAAAACCTGGTAGAGATTTAAGAGATGAATTGCCTCAACCACTATTGTATGAAGATGTTTTAACATTGGAAGATTTAAAAATCGGAATGATTTTACAAGGAAGAGTTACAAATATAACAGATTTTGGAGCTTTTGTTGATCTTGGTATTAAAGAAAATGGATTAATACATAAATCTAATATTTCAGAAAAGTTTATAAGGCATCCTTCTGAAGTTTTAGGTATAAATCAAATAGTAACTGTGGAAATTTTAGATATAGATAAAGATTTAAAGAGGATTAATTTAAAATTGAGGTCGTAA
- a CDS encoding 8-oxoguanine deaminase has product MRKLFKNISYLATFDNENTELKNAYIYIEDNVIKDIGTGNPDMTADEIINCKDMLIMPGFVNTHHHLYQSLTRNVKGAQNAKLFDWLVFLYERWKNIDREGFYISSIIANYEMMKTGVTTTTDHLYLYPYGLNEAIDAEIEGAIRTGIRFHPTRGSMSMSKKDGGLPPDSVVQTEKEIIKESIRVIEKYHNPEKYSMLRIALAPCSPFSVTADLMKETVKIAEEYDVLMHTHVAETLDEEEYCIERFGKRPVDYMEELGWLNPRAWFAHLVWLNESDIEKLSQNDVGMAHCPSSNMRLGSGIAPVTKMKDKMRIGIAVDGSASNDTNNMIAEIRNALLLQRVKYGADALTVREALRLGTVGGARVLRMDDYIGSLEIGKAADFIGFNLNRLEFAGGLDDPLGAVLMCDGKQVDLNVINGEIRIKDGKILDEELPKLIERHNEISKKVINSL; this is encoded by the coding sequence ATGAGGAAATTATTTAAAAATATATCATATCTTGCAACATTCGATAATGAAAATACAGAATTGAAAAATGCATACATTTATATTGAAGATAACGTTATAAAGGATATAGGAACTGGTAATCCTGATATGACAGCAGATGAAATTATAAATTGTAAAGATATGCTTATAATGCCAGGATTTGTAAATACTCATCACCATTTATATCAGTCTTTAACAAGAAATGTTAAAGGAGCTCAAAATGCAAAATTATTTGATTGGCTTGTATTCTTATATGAACGATGGAAAAATATAGATAGAGAAGGTTTTTATATAAGTTCAATTATAGCAAATTATGAAATGATGAAGACGGGAGTTACAACTACTACGGACCATTTATACTTATATCCATATGGTTTAAATGAGGCAATAGATGCAGAAATAGAAGGAGCAATAAGAACAGGAATTCGTTTTCACCCAACTCGTGGAAGTATGTCAATGAGCAAAAAAGATGGAGGTTTACCACCTGATAGTGTTGTGCAAACAGAAAAGGAAATAATAAAAGAGAGTATAAGAGTAATTGAAAAATATCATAATCCAGAAAAATATTCTATGTTGAGAATAGCATTAGCACCATGTTCCCCTTTTTCTGTTACAGCAGATCTTATGAAAGAAACTGTAAAAATTGCAGAAGAATATGATGTATTAATGCATACGCATGTTGCAGAAACACTTGATGAAGAAGAGTATTGTATAGAAAGGTTTGGAAAGAGACCAGTAGATTATATGGAAGAATTAGGTTGGTTAAATCCTCGTGCATGGTTTGCTCATCTTGTATGGTTAAATGAATCAGATATAGAAAAGTTATCACAAAATGATGTTGGCATGGCACATTGTCCATCTTCAAATATGAGGCTTGGTTCTGGAATTGCTCCAGTAACGAAAATGAAAGATAAAATGCGAATAGGAATAGCAGTAGATGGAAGTGCAAGTAATGATACAAATAATATGATTGCAGAAATTAGGAATGCTTTGTTATTACAAAGGGTAAAATATGGTGCAGATGCATTAACAGTGAGAGAAGCATTGAGGTTAGGAACTGTTGGTGGAGCAAGAGTGTTAAGGATGGATGATTATATAGGAAGTCTAGAAATTGGTAAAGCGGCGGATTTTATAGGATTCAATTTAAATAGATTAGAATTTGCAGGTGGCCTTGATGATCCGTTGGGAGCTGTTTTAATGTGTGACGGAAAACAGGTTGATTTAAATGTTATAAATGGAGAAATAAGAATAAAAGATGGAAAAATTTTAGATGAAGAATTGCCGAAATTAATAGAAAGACATAATGAAATATCAAAAAAAGTTATAAATAGTTTATAG
- a CDS encoding GGDEF domain-containing protein, with translation MNKKSIRTLLFNHSFIIVLLLSLIMIIIIMFSINIFFKKMYNSTIKQSVISVNRYFNSNLKYLDYYSVEYENIVKNFLDEVYVMYFNKNFSEKYNKLKSSYIKDKQFIKDINYYIINKDGVITETDYQKDLGLNISKRVPTFWKKLNTKLKENGEYIEKISFELKTNLPRIYGYKILNDGEIFEVGILLNDRAVPNFFKEISSVKFNFIEGIYVYNISYIPFSFESPFLDDKEKLIFDDIDYFNNSSDYIIREKVNGEKTFVYLKWRPDEDYTLTALTKIEIDFSELIKTKNYIIFISLLVTAIFLFVFTIYLYYNARKVEKPLQQLIRNIENGKIDEIETAIFEIDTLIKYYSHLLSELVKKANEEEEELLNLKKKLENIEKEKNMLYDIALKDELTKLFNKKGAEKVFQRVISNNESFCVIYINLDNLKNVKKAFGENISDDLIKDFVEIVKKTIRDRDFIFRLSDDEFLILLRFVNIEISQKILKRLVEYVKKFNITTDKDYKISMSYGLLEYTGQDIKDIITDARKKMEDMKEKKKEILKRLKNKR, from the coding sequence TTGAACAAAAAAAGTATAAGAACTTTATTGTTTAATCATTCATTTATTATTGTATTATTACTATCTTTAATAATGATTATAATCATTATGTTTTCAATAAACATTTTTTTTAAAAAAATGTACAACTCGACAATAAAACAATCTGTAATATCTGTAAATAGATACTTTAATAGTAATTTGAAGTATCTGGATTATTATAGTGTTGAATATGAAAATATTGTTAAAAATTTTCTTGATGAAGTATATGTGATGTACTTTAATAAAAATTTTTCAGAAAAATATAACAAGTTAAAGAGTTCGTATATTAAAGATAAACAGTTTATTAAAGATATAAATTATTATATAATAAATAAGGATGGTGTGATTACAGAGACGGATTATCAAAAAGATTTAGGATTAAATATATCCAAAAGAGTACCAACTTTTTGGAAAAAATTAAATACAAAATTAAAGGAAAATGGAGAATATATAGAAAAGATATCATTTGAATTGAAAACAAATTTACCACGTATATATGGGTATAAAATTTTAAACGATGGAGAAATTTTTGAAGTGGGTATATTATTAAATGATAGAGCTGTTCCTAATTTCTTTAAAGAAATATCTTCTGTTAAATTTAATTTTATTGAAGGAATATATGTTTATAACATTTCATATATTCCGTTTTCATTTGAATCTCCTTTTTTAGATGATAAGGAAAAATTAATATTTGATGATATTGATTATTTTAATAATAGTTCAGATTATATTATAAGAGAAAAGGTTAATGGAGAAAAAACGTTCGTTTATTTAAAGTGGAGACCTGATGAGGATTATACATTAACTGCTTTGACAAAAATAGAGATTGATTTTTCCGAGTTGATAAAAACAAAAAATTATATTATTTTTATATCTTTGTTGGTAACGGCGATATTTTTATTTGTTTTTACGATATATCTGTATTATAATGCCAGAAAGGTGGAAAAACCTTTACAACAATTGATTCGTAATATTGAAAATGGAAAAATTGATGAAATAGAAACAGCTATTTTTGAAATAGATACATTGATAAAGTATTATTCTCATTTACTTTCAGAGCTGGTGAAAAAAGCTAATGAAGAGGAAGAAGAATTGCTAAATTTAAAGAAAAAACTTGAAAACATTGAAAAAGAAAAGAATATGTTATATGATATAGCATTAAAAGATGAATTAACAAAATTATTTAACAAAAAAGGAGCGGAAAAGGTTTTTCAAAGGGTAATAAGCAATAATGAGAGTTTTTGTGTAATTTATATAAATTTAGATAATTTAAAAAATGTGAAAAAAGCATTTGGTGAAAATATATCAGATGATTTGATAAAAGATTTTGTAGAAATAGTAAAGAAGACTATCAGAGACAGGGATTTTATATTTAGGCTTAGTGATGATGAATTTTTAATTTTGTTGAGATTTGTTAATATAGAAATATCTCAGAAAATATTAAAAAGATTAGTGGAATATGTAAAGAAATTTAACATAACTACAGATAAGGATTATAAGATATCAATGAGTTATGGATTATTGGAATATACTGGTCAGGATATTAAAGATATTATAACGGATGCGAGAAAAAAAATGGAAGATATGAAAGAAAAAAAGAAAGAAATTTTAAAAAGGTTGAAAAATAAAAGGTAA
- a CDS encoding trigger factor — protein MQKEIISEEKNVKRYLVKFDKKDIDNAENQIVRELNQRYTFHGFRKGKVPKKVMKIKFGEDFVEMVREILIEKVEDSFKDEKVLFGPYIESFALDNDSAEVEVLMHEHPEVVSTKFEEIKVEVPTEKEVVEKFVEDRIKDLLEENPILEEKDEPAEIGDLVKVKYTVLNAEGKELFKDKESEYVLYEEDKRPMVTDLIGKKKGDYVEINREFEDKKYLYQINVEGVYKRIVPELTDDIAKTLDAEINSVLELKEKLAKEGADSFKVWKDDYIKNYILAELHKYVEVDVSDETIDDFVEKTLERVKQNGKYEEELEKHGGEEAYINELKEQALKSIKEMTIINKIAEENNIKVEEKELNEAIHSFAHMYRLPHDKAKEIIYSNAEILGNLMWDILSKKVAEHITEKVEIVEVENFEEKQKNEEEEKEEN, from the coding sequence ATGCAAAAGGAAATTATATCGGAAGAAAAAAATGTAAAAAGATATTTGGTAAAATTTGATAAAAAGGATATTGACAACGCTGAAAACCAGATAGTTAGAGAATTAAATCAAAGATACACATTTCATGGATTTAGAAAAGGTAAAGTCCCAAAAAAGGTTATGAAAATAAAATTTGGTGAAGATTTCGTAGAAATGGTTAGAGAAATATTAATAGAAAAGGTTGAAGATTCGTTTAAAGATGAAAAGGTTTTATTTGGTCCATATATTGAATCGTTTGCATTGGATAATGATTCAGCAGAAGTTGAAGTATTAATGCACGAACACCCGGAAGTTGTTTCTACAAAATTCGAAGAAATAAAAGTTGAAGTTCCAACGGAAAAAGAAGTTGTTGAAAAATTTGTAGAAGATAGAATAAAAGATTTACTTGAAGAAAATCCTATTTTAGAAGAAAAAGATGAACCAGCAGAAATTGGAGATCTTGTTAAAGTAAAATATACAGTTTTAAACGCAGAAGGTAAAGAATTGTTTAAAGATAAAGAAAGCGAATATGTGTTATACGAAGAAGATAAAAGACCTATGGTTACAGATTTAATTGGAAAGAAAAAGGGAGATTATGTTGAAATCAACAGAGAATTTGAAGACAAAAAATATTTATATCAAATAAACGTTGAAGGAGTATATAAAAGAATTGTTCCTGAGTTAACTGATGATATTGCTAAAACATTAGATGCTGAAATAAATTCTGTACTTGAATTAAAAGAAAAATTAGCTAAGGAAGGAGCAGATTCATTTAAAGTATGGAAAGATGATTATATAAAGAATTACATCTTGGCTGAATTACACAAATACGTTGAAGTTGATGTATCAGACGAAACAATTGATGATTTTGTTGAAAAAACATTAGAAAGAGTTAAACAAAATGGAAAATACGAAGAAGAATTAGAAAAACACGGTGGAGAAGAGGCATACATAAACGAATTAAAAGAACAAGCTTTAAAATCCATAAAAGAAATGACAATAATAAATAAAATCGCAGAAGAAAATAATATAAAAGTAGAAGAGAAGGAATTAAATGAAGCAATACACTCATTCGCACACATGTATAGGCTTCCACATGATAAAGCCAAAGAAATTATATATTCAAATGCAGAAATCTTAGGAAACTTAATGTGGGATATTTTAAGTAAAAAAGTTGCCGAACATATCACAGAAAAAGTTGAAATAGTTGAAGTTGAAAATTTTGAAGAAAAGCAAAAAAATGAAGAAGAGGAAAAAGAAGAAAATTAA
- a CDS encoding MBL fold metallo-hydrolase has protein sequence MEIVPFYRKKNVEVYLFIMPPFGVNTYVIKSNKTIIIVDPGCGNQHIFNYFGVENFKYKGVLVTHTHYDHIAGLNEFDKFHIMIPHKEIIGLKDKSRNLSYMFGEEFETNINYTEIYEGYYDFGGLKFMASYYSGHTPGSMIYDFGDFIFTGDFIFCDSVGRTDLPYGDEKVMFESLKKFDEYIKSKEETVLIMPGHMEICYLKDLKKNNIFLI, from the coding sequence ATGGAAATAGTGCCTTTTTATAGAAAAAAAAATGTAGAAGTTTATTTATTTATAATGCCACCTTTTGGAGTAAATACATATGTGATTAAATCAAATAAAACTATAATTATAGTGGATCCTGGTTGTGGAAATCAACATATTTTTAATTATTTTGGAGTAGAAAATTTCAAATATAAAGGAGTTTTAGTTACTCATACGCATTACGATCATATAGCTGGGCTAAATGAATTTGATAAATTTCATATAATGATTCCTCATAAGGAAATAATAGGGTTAAAAGATAAATCCAGAAATTTGAGTTATATGTTTGGTGAAGAGTTTGAAACCAATATAAATTACACAGAAATTTACGAAGGTTATTATGATTTTGGTGGTTTAAAATTTATGGCATCTTATTATTCAGGCCATACACCGGGTTCTATGATTTATGATTTTGGTGATTTTATTTTTACAGGTGATTTTATATTTTGTGACTCTGTTGGCAGAACAGATTTGCCTTATGGAGATGAAAAGGTTATGTTTGAATCATTAAAAAAATTTGATGAATATATAAAATCGAAAGAGGAGACAGTATTAATCATGCCAGGACATATGGAAATATGTTATTTGAAAGATTTAAAAAAGAATAATATATTTTTAATTTAA